GTGGCATATAATGGTGGTAGATAGGTGTTAGTTGGTGGCATATAATGGTGGTAGATAGGTGTTAGTTGGTGGCATATAATGGTGGTAGATAGGTGTTAGTTGGTGGAGTATAATGGTGGTAGATAGGTGTTAGTTGGTGGCATATAATGGTGGTAGATAGGTGTTAGTTGGTGGTGCAATGTTTTCCTTTTACCCTCTTCCTTTTTGACTTCTTGTATCACAAAATGTTATGAGATTAAACACTACcgcacagtaggtggcagcatgcACAAACAAATGTGCGAATGCTAGGATACCAAAGAAGGTTTGTTAGTGCAGGGCTGAAATAAAAGCCTATTCTCCATGTGTGTCCCCAGACAGACTGATGCATTGATAGACTACCACTACTAGCCTATATCTGATGAGCGTCCACTAATAGGCTACTTATTGCAGACTCTGATGCTTCTCTTCATTGGCATATGGTGATTTTATTGTCATTGGATGCATTGTGAAAACAAACCTTTTATTCCAGTGTATAGGTCTAACATGTGCAGTAACTTGGTGAAATACACACATGCAGAAAACAACCAGACAGTAGTATGACACCATATTGAAGAACCTACAGTAGTCCTAATGTaatgtttcccaaccctggtcctcgagtacccccaacagtacacatttttattgtaaccctggacaagcacacctgattcaacttgtcaactaatcatcaggccctcagagttgaatgaggtgtttgtccagggctacaacaaaaatgtgttctGTCGTGGGTACTGAAGGACCAGGGTTGTTAAACACTGGCCTAATGAGAAAGACAGTAGGAAAGAGACTGATATAGCCTACATTAGTAGGCCTATGTCCTGTGCCATTGTGCTCAGAGTGAATTACATAGTTTTATTGTCTCCTGTTATACCTCATGTATTTTACAGGTCATAGTTGAACTTTGACAATGTGAATCTATTGTTATAGAAAATAGGTATGGAAAGTATTACATCATTGTTAATTAATGTCTGCTCAACAATGACTTGAATAGGCTATTCTATTCTCAAGATTATCAAGAAAACTCAGTAAATTATGTATTTGATGATTTTCAGCATTTTGTAATGTCCTCATAATGAACAACACAGATTATTGTAATATAATGGAATCTTGGCCACCTATCCTGTGTCACCATTCTGAATACATCAAAGCTTTTAATATCATAATTTCTGCTACAACTACCCAGCCAACAAAGAATCCAACACCAACTCAGGTTTTGACAAGGCCCTCAGCCCACCAAAAGACACTTCCCTACTTCATAGAATTCTTTCTGGACTCCTCAAAGCTCAAGGACAGAGTAACTGTTCCACTTCCAAAGCTTACTCTTGGCTTATGGATTCTCTGCTGACCTGATGGGGAGTCATTGTCATTGGTCTTGAGGCTGATGGATGAGGAGGGAGTTGAGGCGCAGGATCCCCCCACACTGCTGGACCTCTTCCTGGAGGCTGAGCTGTGTCTCAGAGTGGCCTTGGCTGCCACTTTGAAAGAATGGGCCGCAGTGCTACAGCGAACCTCCTCTATAGTGTTCCTGGACGGTTTGAAGAGGATGATGTagactttattgaagaaaatACAGGCCAGCAGTCCAAAGCTGGAGGCTAGTATGGCGATGACCTCCACAGCCGACACAAACTTTCCATAAGTGCTGAAGTAGGCAGGGATGAAAGAAATCCAGACGATGAAGAAGATGAGCATGCTGAATGTGATGAACTTAGCCTCAGTAAAGTTCTCTGGCAGTTTTCGTGATTTAAATGCAAAGAAGAAGCATATGGCTGCCAGCAGGCATGTGTACCCAATTAGGAAGCCAAGCGCCATCATAGAGCCCTCATTGCATGTAATGAAAATTATCTCATCAATGTCATGGTTCCTGTAGCTCGCCGGAGGAGCATTGTAAAGCCAGACCACACATATCATTACTTGCACAAATGTGAACAGGAACACCAACAGGAACTGCAAGTTTAGCCCCCACCACTTACGATGGAGACTGGTGGGGATCTTGGCTTCGAACACTAGAAGTACTCGGTTAGTTTTGACCAGGATGCAGGAGATGCAGAGAACAAAACTTATCCCGAATGCAGGCTGGCGTAGACGGCATGTCCAGTCCTGGGGTTCACCAATGAAGATGAGGGAGCTGGAGAAACAGCAGATGAGTGAGAACAGGAGGAGGTAGGATAGCTCTCTGTTTGTGGCCTTAACAATTGGGGTGTTGCGAAATCTGATAAACACCCCCATCACGAATGCTGTCAAGAACACCCCCAGCACAGAGCATAATGCCAAGGCGATCCCAAAGGGCTCTGTCCAAGACAGAAACTCTATCTCCTTCAGGAAACAGGATGTGTGGTTCTCATTAGACCATGAGTCATTGGGACACTTGGTACAAACACTGGCGTCTGCAGGAATAGAGAAGTAGTGTTTGTATTATTGATAGAAACATATGAAATAGCAACAGATTATATAATGGGGTATTTCAGATTTTTCTTTCTTACCTTTGTGATCACTATACTCTCCTTCTGAGCATTCTGTACATTCAAAGCAACACGTTGGCATGCTTTCTATGATCCCCTTTCTGGTGCCTGGTTCACAATCTTCACTACAGTTAGAGAATGGCACCTAATGAAATGACAGAAACCCAGACAAAGATCATGCATAATATGATTTTGGATACAGAACCAATAGAAACAAAtgcaacacatactgtatttcaggaagaaaaaatatataagttatctcaatatcaaataatttctgggtaacaattaagtgccTTACGGTAATAGTTGtccattaaaatggtcaaaaagcaaCAAAAATTGCTTTTTAGCAAAGCACTTTCTAAAGCAAGAATTTtgttaggactgtctgggagtggtctgaggggGATGGATGTGTAATctgtaaactagctgttattggcagagagattATGAACTATTTTATTGGTCTATATTAATTCACTAAAGAATAGTTAAATAATGGTCTATATTAATTTTGGTaggacatcattgtaaataagaatttgttctaagctggcttgcctagttaaaatgaaggttaaataaatacaaataaattcacaccgcctggtgatgtcaccaggcaagccAAAACTCCACCCATGCAAAACCTGCAAATCAGAAAGTCCTGTGTTGATTGTTTTTTCAACAAGCAACTATCAGTAAATAACACTGGCCAAATTCTTCACACTTTTACAGTATTCGTTTCACAAGCTGTTGTACAATATATTACAAAACACAGAAAAAAAtatgactgcactgggcctttaatatcCCTGTTTGGAGCAACATACCTCAGTATTATATCCATTCCACAGAATCTTTGTGTTATCAATGAAAAGTTGAAATGAAACTCCTCTCTTAGCTCGCATGTTGTAGAAGCCGACCTCTTCAAACACAACAGAACCATCCTCAGGAGACCGGTGCCAATTGATAATGGTGTAGTTTCCTGACGGATCAGCATTCTCATCAAAATGTACCTTTTCTCCCATACTGTTTGAGAAGTTTAAATGTCTGAGCTGCTTGAGAACCTGTAATACAGAGCCAGGTATTTGATCAGGAAGGGATATAGGAAAGTATACAAAGGGGTCAACAAAGCTGGGAGCAAACAAAAGAGTATACAAATGGATTTGTCAATTAGATTTCCTACTCTTTTTAAAGTATCCATTCACCTGCCATGCTTCTATTTTCTTTATATCTGCACATGAGTTGTTAGAAAAAAGACCCCGTCCAGGAATGCAGGTGAGAATGTCCTGCAGGGCCTGTGCAATGGAGTGAACTGCAACATACACATTATAGGAAATACGAAGATGAGTGTAATCCAGATATGGGGTCTCTGCACCcattatgtcctcctcgccagTACACAATGGTCTGAAACTGGTGctcccattctcactgtctctcaatcTCTGGCTGTCTTCCAGATAGCAGTTAAAAGTCTCCTCCCAAAACTCCCTGACAAACTCATTGTGGCTggatttctttggcgtgacctcTTGTAAGAAGTCCTTGAAGCCAGGTATTTCGCCTGCTCTGAGCGCAAAGCCAATGGTCCCAACTACAACATCAAGGTACTCTGGTTTGGCGATGAGGGAGGTAGTTGCCCAAGCCTCGCTGGCCAACCAGATGCGGTCGGTGATGTTCCGTCTGACCATCTCTTTGATAAGAGGCTCAATGTCAGGCCCACTGGCAAAAACGACAATAACTTTAGCTGAGGAGTTCTCAATACGGTCAACCAATCCTTGGATCTGCCACTCCTCAAAGTACTGAGAGATCAGCTCACTCAGATGGATACAAAGGTCTCgttcttccatctctttctcaaaTTTTTCAATCCCTGGACGTCCATACTCATCATCAGACGCCACTGCAATGACCCAATTCCATTGGAAGTAGTCGATGATATCTGCCATGGCAGTGGCCTGGTGCTCATCTGTGGGAATGGTCCTCATGAAGGATTTGAACTGGTTCTTGTTGCTCAGCAGGCGACTGGAAGAGGCATAGCTGATCTGCAGCAATACAGGGGGAATAAAGTTACTGATATGTTATTGTTGATTGATTTAAATCAGGAAATTGGAATTGAGATTGTAGCTCACCTGTGGGATGTAGAAGAGGCCCAACAGATTGGCAACAGCAGTGGAGACTGCTGACCCAGAAGCCCCCACCACTGCTATAGTCGATGGGATGTGATCTGTGCAGTTACAGAATTCATCCAAGTTCAGAGAGTCAATCTTATTCTGTGCTACGAAACTGAGGGTAGCCTCCAGGGCCTTGGACACGGTGTTGCAGGTGTCAAAGATCCTGTAGCCCAGTGTGATGTTGGGCAGGAGAGTACTGCTGTTGTTGATCTCCTCTATTGCAAAAATCATGGCCTGAAGCCAACGGAATCCCCGGAAATTGTACCTGCAAGGGGTGGCACACCATAACATGCATTTAGATACCTTTTGGTTTTCATGAAGTACAATCCAATAATACTGACTGCAATACATTAATGTATATATTTAAAGACCATTTCATTGTCAGTTAGCACAAAGCATAGTTTTATACAGTTCTgcataaaaataaacacacagccTCAATTTCCGATTCAAACCTTACCGTACACACTCTGTGGATTCTGGCCGCGCTGCCAGGTCTTGGTCTTTGGAGGTAACACCAAAGTGCATTGGAAACAGCCCGCCCAGCAGAATATCCCCAGTCTTCTGTGCTCTCTGATGAGGCCCATAGGTGGAGATGACAGAACTGAAGCCCAAAAGCACCAGGTAATACAGGTAAAATCTCATTGTTTAGCTCTCAGGAGGGGCTTGTCCTCTCAGCACATTAGACTTCAGAGTTAACCTCAGTCTTGTCCCCTCCAGTGACTCTGGCTGTCGCCTTGTTTCTGACTCATGCTGTTCTTGATCTGAAAAACATCCGTGTGAGAAGTCCATTAGAGAGAATTGGAAATGTGTATATTCTTAGTTTAACAAGTCAATTGTCTTGCACAATCctgtaaaaaaaagtttttaaaagaCAATGTtttaaaggttaatgaaatataGCTAACCATGTTTGGCCCTAATGACTGCCATTGTTAGATCTTGTCCAATGTAGAACACTGAGGA
The Salvelinus fontinalis isolate EN_2023a chromosome 10, ASM2944872v1, whole genome shotgun sequence DNA segment above includes these coding regions:
- the casr gene encoding extracellular calcium-sensing receptor, with product MRFYLYYLVLLGFSSVISTYGPHQRAQKTGDILLGGLFPMHFGVTSKDQDLAARPESTECVRYNFRGFRWLQAMIFAIEEINNSSTLLPNITLGYRIFDTCNTVSKALEATLSFVAQNKIDSLNLDEFCNCTDHIPSTIAVVGASGSAVSTAVANLLGLFYIPQISYASSSRLLSNKNQFKSFMRTIPTDEHQATAMADIIDYFQWNWVIAVASDDEYGRPGIEKFEKEMEERDLCIHLSELISQYFEEWQIQGLVDRIENSSAKVIVVFASGPDIEPLIKEMVRRNITDRIWLASEAWATTSLIAKPEYLDVVVGTIGFALRAGEIPGFKDFLQEVTPKKSSHNEFVREFWEETFNCYLEDSQRLRDSENGSTSFRPLCTGEEDIMGAETPYLDYTHLRISYNVYVAVHSIAQALQDILTCIPGRGLFSNNSCADIKKIEAWQVLKQLRHLNFSNSMGEKVHFDENADPSGNYTIINWHRSPEDGSVVFEEVGFYNMRAKRGVSFQLFIDNTKILWNGYNTEVPFSNCSEDCEPGTRKGIIESMPTCCFECTECSEGEYSDHKDASVCTKCPNDSWSNENHTSCFLKEIEFLSWTEPFGIALALCSVLGVFLTAFVMGVFIRFRNTPIVKATNRELSYLLLFSLICCFSSSLIFIGEPQDWTCRLRQPAFGISFVLCISCILVKTNRVLLVFEAKIPTSLHRKWWGLNLQFLLVFLFTFVQVMICVVWLYNAPPASYRNHDIDEIIFITCNEGSMMALGFLIGYTCLLAAICFFFAFKSRKLPENFTEAKFITFSMLIFFIVWISFIPAYFSTYGKFVSAVEVIAILASSFGLLACIFFNKVYIILFKPSRNTIEEVRCSTAAHSFKVAAKATLRHSSASRKRSSSVGGSCASTPSSSISLKTNDNDSPSGQQRIHKPRVSFGSGTVTLSLSFEESRKNSMK